From the genome of Natrinema marinum:
GGACCTGATCGTCTTGGACAGCGCGACCGGATTCTACCGCCTCGAGCGCACCGGCGATGGCGACGAGGGCGAGGCGTTACGCAGCGTCACTCGACAGGTGACCCACCTGCTCTCGCTGGCTCGCAAACACGATCTGGCCGTCGTCCTGACGAATCAGGTGTTCGCCGATCCCGACTCCGACCGTACGAAGGGGCTCGGCGGGAACACCTTGGAGCACTGGACCGGCGTGATCGTCCGCCTCGAGCGCTTCCGGGGCGGCAACCGGCGCGCGACTCTCGAGAAACACCGCTCGAAGCCCGCCGGCGAGTCGGCGCAGTTCCAGATCACGGACGCGGGACTCGAGGGCGGCGACGGGGCGGCCCGCCCGTGACGCGAAGCGGTCGAAAAACAGGGACCAATCGACGGCGACGGGGTTGCCGTCCGCGTTAGATCTTTA
Proteins encoded in this window:
- the radB gene encoding DNA repair and recombination protein RadB gives rise to the protein MIDEAIPTGCGPVDELLGGGFERGTVTQLYGPPAAGKTNLALSAAVETAVDGGTVVYIDTEGVSVDRFQQLLEAAVDDEPARDGGDESVDDVEAVASRIVIEDALDFEEQAEAVRDAEEFAERADLIVLDSATGFYRLERTGDGDEGEALRSVTRQVTHLLSLARKHDLAVVLTNQVFADPDSDRTKGLGGNTLEHWTGVIVRLERFRGGNRRATLEKHRSKPAGESAQFQITDAGLEGGDGAARP